In Cytophagia bacterium CHB2, one DNA window encodes the following:
- a CDS encoding MBL fold metallo-hydrolase, whose protein sequence is APGVKATFYDAGHILGSAGVLLEIEEAGKRLRLGFSGDLGRFNMPILRDPVLMDDLDVLIIESTYGDKLHKDIQNIADELTDIVTAVHRRGGKIIIPAFAVGRTQMLVYYLHKLWQQNRIPEIPVYVDSPLAVNATEVFRLHPECFDRETYRLFLQDGHDPFGFKRLTYVREVEDSKKLNDLKTPCLIISASGMAEAGRVLHHLRNHIGKPENCVLIVGFMAEHTLGRRLGDGATEVRIFGEVCERRCEVRKLEGLSAHADRDQLMALVQRQTPQKLQHIFLVHGESEPAESLAGTMRAAGYGNVQVPSEGQEFVI, encoded by the coding sequence GCGCCCGGCGTGAAGGCAACATTTTATGATGCCGGCCACATTTTGGGATCTGCCGGCGTGTTGCTGGAAATCGAAGAGGCGGGAAAGCGTCTGCGTTTGGGTTTTAGCGGTGATTTGGGCCGTTTCAACATGCCCATTTTGCGCGATCCTGTTCTAATGGACGATCTCGATGTGTTGATCATCGAAAGCACGTATGGCGATAAACTGCACAAGGACATTCAAAACATTGCCGACGAGTTGACGGATATTGTGACGGCGGTGCATCGCCGCGGCGGCAAAATCATCATTCCGGCGTTTGCTGTGGGGCGCACGCAAATGCTGGTGTATTATCTCCATAAGCTTTGGCAGCAAAACCGCATTCCAGAAATACCGGTTTATGTCGACAGCCCGCTTGCCGTCAACGCGACGGAAGTGTTTCGCCTGCACCCCGAATGCTTTGATCGCGAAACGTATCGCCTTTTTTTACAGGATGGCCACGATCCATTTGGGTTCAAGCGGCTGACCTATGTGCGCGAGGTGGAAGATTCCAAAAAACTCAACGATCTCAAAACACCGTGCCTCATCATTTCGGCCTCCGGCATGGCGGAAGCCGGCCGCGTGTTGCACCATTTGCGCAATCATATTGGCAAACCGGAGAATTGTGTGCTGATTGTGGGATTTATGGCGGAACACACGCTCGGCCGCCGGCTCGGCGACGGCGCGACGGAGGTTAGGATTTTTGGCGAGGTGTGTGAGAGACGATGCGAAGTGCGCAAGCTGGAGGGCTTGAGCGCGCATGCCGATCGCGACCAATTGATGGCGCTGGTGCAGCGACAAACCCCGCAAAAGCTGCAACACATTTTCCTGGTGCACGGCGAATCCGAGCCGGCCGAGTCGCTGGCCGGCACGATGCGTGCCGCGGGCTACGGCAATGTGCAGGTGCCGTCTGAAGGCCAGGAATTTGTGATTTGA
- a CDS encoding DUF4835 family protein has product MKTISRKPLLSRDCKVFTSMEMKHMPAIFSRCRAFIAVLLLSLIAAGHTANAAPPRDARVRAKVTTILDKLPDDFKPRMAEFDQKVEKYINNKTWIEEDYVLPFKIGFQFFLEYRPTSTEDRYQCSLIASGPDIQYYDKRAIFPFQQNEMIQESGEYVPVRALIDFYVNLLIGNELDKYGALEGTKYFEKARAILQEAKFSQFVFGWDYREDDMLEIFSENYKKFRELKDYYFYGLSVLNEEPAQARDYIKQALVRLEAVRKENKDNLAAKQFVDAHYQEVLDIFKGSKDLTPFQILIRIDPEREKIYEEQMGAN; this is encoded by the coding sequence ATGAAAACGATTTCGCGGAAGCCGCTGTTAAGCCGTGATTGCAAAGTTTTCACATCGATGGAGATGAAACATATGCCAGCAATCTTTTCGCGCTGCCGCGCGTTTATTGCCGTCCTCTTGCTGTCGCTGATCGCCGCCGGGCACACGGCCAACGCTGCGCCGCCTCGCGACGCCCGCGTGCGCGCGAAGGTGACGACAATTCTGGACAAGCTGCCGGACGACTTCAAACCACGCATGGCTGAATTTGATCAGAAAGTTGAAAAGTATATCAACAACAAGACGTGGATCGAAGAAGATTATGTGCTGCCGTTCAAAATCGGCTTTCAATTTTTCCTTGAATACCGGCCCACAAGCACGGAAGATCGCTATCAATGCAGCCTGATCGCCTCCGGGCCGGACATTCAATATTATGACAAGCGCGCCATTTTCCCCTTTCAACAAAATGAGATGATTCAAGAATCTGGAGAGTATGTGCCGGTGCGTGCTTTGATTGATTTTTATGTGAATCTTCTGATCGGCAACGAGTTGGACAAATACGGCGCGCTGGAAGGCACGAAATATTTTGAGAAAGCGCGCGCGATTTTGCAAGAAGCGAAGTTCAGCCAATTTGTGTTCGGCTGGGATTATCGCGAAGACGACATGCTGGAAATCTTCTCGGAAAATTACAAAAAGTTCCGCGAGTTAAAAGACTATTACTTCTACGGACTCTCAGTTCTTAACGAAGAGCCGGCGCAGGCGCGCGATTACATCAAACAAGCCCTGGTGCGCCTGGAAGCGGTGCGCAAAGAGAACAAAGACAATCTCGCCGCAAAGCAATTCGTCGACGCGCATTATCAAGAAGTTTTGGATATTTTCAAGGGCAGCAAAGATTTGACCCCCTTCCAGATTCTGATTCGGATCGACCCCGAGCGCGAAAAAATTTATGAGGAGCAGATGGGGGCAAATTAA
- a CDS encoding mismatch-specific DNA-glycosylase, which yields MKPTSARSSQILTLPDYLRPGLQLVFVGLNPGMFSAQNGKYYARATNRFWPALSAARLVGSEVKAGDETMLFEKGIGFTDVVKRATGQIDELTREEIVTGAKILRRKIATFSPHVACFIGLTGFRWVFDVSNKTAIKPGPQREKLALTHIYVLPSTSPANAHYPPNAIVKEFQRLKSWLDSKNIRFT from the coding sequence GTGAAACCAACGTCTGCGCGATCATCTCAAATTCTTACCCTGCCGGATTACCTGCGTCCTGGATTACAACTCGTTTTTGTAGGATTGAACCCCGGAATGTTCTCCGCGCAAAATGGGAAATATTATGCGCGCGCGACCAACCGCTTTTGGCCGGCGTTGTCCGCCGCAAGGCTTGTGGGAAGCGAGGTGAAAGCAGGGGATGAAACGATGCTATTTGAGAAGGGAATCGGGTTCACGGACGTGGTCAAACGCGCCACTGGCCAGATCGACGAGTTGACCCGGGAAGAGATTGTTACGGGCGCTAAAATCTTGCGCCGAAAAATTGCAACGTTCTCGCCCCATGTCGCATGTTTTATTGGATTGACGGGCTTCCGCTGGGTCTTTGACGTATCCAACAAAACCGCAATCAAACCCGGGCCGCAACGCGAGAAACTTGCCTTGACGCATATTTACGTTCTGCCCTCCACCAGCCCGGCAAACGCGCATTACCCGCCAAACGCAATTGTCAAGGAGTTCCAACGACTCAAGAGCTGGCTGGACTCTAAGAACATTCGTTTCACATGA
- the lspA gene encoding signal peptidase II, whose protein sequence is MKRTNLALALFAALSFAGCDQISKRYAKAILQESGPQSYFSDLLRFHYTENPGVAFSLGADLPAEVRLALFTIGPTICLAVLLVYMFRTTSRNAAHLLALGLVLGGGMGNLIDRIFHNGRVIDFLNLGIGTFRTAVFNVADTAISLGMLILLITAFLPETQKSENETLTGQTSE, encoded by the coding sequence ATGAAGCGAACGAATCTCGCGCTTGCCTTGTTTGCCGCCTTGAGTTTTGCCGGTTGCGATCAAATCTCCAAGCGTTATGCCAAAGCCATTTTACAGGAAAGCGGCCCGCAATCGTATTTTTCCGATTTGCTGCGTTTTCATTACACGGAAAACCCAGGCGTTGCATTCAGCCTGGGCGCTGATTTGCCCGCCGAAGTGCGGCTGGCGCTGTTTACGATCGGGCCGACAATTTGCTTGGCGGTTTTGTTGGTTTACATGTTTCGTACAACCTCGCGCAACGCGGCGCATTTGCTGGCGCTCGGGCTTGTGCTCGGCGGCGGCATGGGCAATCTCATTGATCGCATCTTTCACAACGGCCGCGTGATTGACTTTTTGAATTTGGGTATCGGAACGTTTCGCACCGCCGTTTTCAATGTCGCCGATACGGCCATTTCATTAGGCATGTTGATTCTGTTGATTACGGCATTCCTTCCGGAAACACAAAAATCCGAAAACGAAACCCTTACCGGGCAAACCTCGGAGTGA
- the nth gene encoding endonuclease III, with protein MKPALPRAEQLRRIRVLRKLRRLYPDADCALTHHTPFELLVATILSAQSTDKTVNEVTPALFRKYPTPAALAQARQPELEKLIHATGFFRNKARNLIGCAQALVAKHGGHVPSSMEELIALPGVGRKTANVVLGNAFGINDGVVVDTHVQRISQRLGLTAQKTPEKIERDLMAIVARKQWTIFSHRLILFGRETCQARKPKCSICALAPDCPSRQV; from the coding sequence ATGAAGCCGGCCCTCCCGCGCGCGGAACAGCTCCGGCGCATCCGCGTGTTGCGCAAACTGCGCCGGCTTTATCCGGATGCCGATTGCGCGTTGACGCATCACACGCCGTTTGAGTTGTTGGTGGCCACGATCCTGTCAGCGCAATCGACGGACAAAACCGTCAACGAAGTCACCCCCGCATTATTTCGCAAATACCCCACGCCTGCCGCTTTGGCGCAAGCGCGCCAGCCCGAACTGGAAAAACTGATTCATGCCACCGGTTTCTTTCGCAACAAGGCGCGCAATCTCATTGGCTGCGCGCAAGCGCTGGTGGCTAAGCACGGTGGTCACGTACCTTCCAGCATGGAGGAGTTGATTGCTTTGCCCGGTGTTGGCCGCAAAACCGCGAACGTGGTTTTAGGCAACGCCTTTGGCATCAATGACGGCGTCGTGGTTGACACCCACGTGCAGCGCATTTCACAACGTCTGGGCTTGACCGCGCAAAAGACGCCGGAAAAAATCGAGCGGGATTTGATGGCCATTGTCGCAAGAAAGCAGTGGACTATTTTTTCGCATCGTCTTATATTGTTCGGCCGTGAAACCTGCCAGGCGCGCAAACCCAAATGCAGCATATGCGCGCTGGCGCCGGATTGCCCGTCAAGACAGGTTTGA
- the polX gene encoding DNA polymerase/3'-5' exonuclease PolX, translating to MDKKQVIEILEEIGTLLELKGENPFKTRAYENAARALRGVSEDLNELVASNRLRGIKGIGEAISEKITTLVTTGTLKYYEELRRSFPPGIMELLRIPGLGPKKAKKLLDDLGVASIDDLEKACKENRVAKLEGFSAKSQQNLLDGIQQIRQFASRHLYHHAEQAARPLFEAVKKHAKVIRAELAGSLRRHKETIKDIDIVASCKEADRAAIMDFFTKLPTVQNIIAKGDTKSSVLLENGIAADLRLTTDKDFPYLLHHLTGSAEHNIALRGHGQKLGIKVSEWGLFKGEKLIRCKDETEIFAALGMSYVPPELREDMGELDAALQDKIPRLIENEDLKGVLHCHSTYSDGANSIREMAEECRRLGFEYFGICDHSMSVYYAKGLSPERVKQQHKEIDKLNAELKGFYIFKGTECDILPDGKLDYPDNVLASFDFVVASIHSSMNMTEEQATKRLIKAMEHPAVKIIGHPTGRLLLGREGYPINHRKVIEAAAELGVSIEINASPHRFDLDWRYCKYAAEKGVQISINPDAHEVAGIADIFYGVGIARKGWLRKNEVLNTKSTKEIAKWFRETR from the coding sequence ATGGACAAAAAACAAGTCATCGAGATTCTCGAAGAAATCGGCACCCTGCTCGAACTCAAGGGCGAAAATCCCTTCAAGACGCGCGCGTATGAAAATGCCGCACGCGCTCTGCGCGGCGTCTCGGAGGATCTTAACGAACTGGTTGCCAGCAACCGCCTGCGCGGGATCAAGGGCATCGGTGAGGCCATCTCCGAAAAGATCACCACGCTGGTGACCACCGGCACGCTCAAATATTATGAAGAGCTGCGCCGTTCGTTTCCGCCGGGCATCATGGAGTTGCTGCGCATTCCCGGCCTGGGCCCGAAGAAGGCCAAGAAACTCTTGGATGATCTCGGCGTCGCTTCGATCGATGATCTGGAAAAGGCGTGCAAGGAAAATCGCGTGGCCAAACTCGAAGGCTTCAGCGCGAAGAGCCAGCAAAACTTGCTGGATGGCATTCAACAAATCCGCCAGTTTGCCAGTCGTCATCTTTATCATCATGCCGAACAGGCGGCGCGGCCGCTGTTCGAAGCGGTGAAGAAGCATGCAAAAGTGATTCGCGCGGAACTCGCCGGCAGCCTGCGCCGGCACAAAGAAACCATCAAAGATATTGACATTGTGGCGAGCTGCAAAGAAGCCGATCGCGCCGCGATTATGGATTTTTTTACCAAATTGCCCACGGTGCAGAACATCATCGCCAAGGGCGACACGAAAAGCAGCGTGTTGCTCGAAAACGGCATTGCCGCGGATTTGCGTTTGACAACAGACAAGGATTTTCCGTACCTTTTGCACCATCTCACCGGTTCAGCAGAACACAACATCGCGCTGCGCGGCCACGGCCAGAAGCTCGGCATCAAAGTGAGTGAATGGGGGTTGTTCAAAGGCGAAAAATTGATCCGCTGCAAGGATGAAACAGAAATCTTCGCGGCGCTAGGCATGAGTTACGTTCCACCGGAATTGCGCGAAGACATGGGCGAGCTTGACGCGGCGCTTCAGGATAAAATTCCCCGGCTCATTGAAAATGAAGATCTCAAGGGGGTGTTGCATTGCCATTCAACCTACAGCGACGGCGCGAACTCCATCCGCGAAATGGCGGAAGAATGCCGCCGCCTCGGTTTTGAGTATTTTGGCATTTGTGATCACAGCATGTCGGTTTATTATGCCAAGGGTTTGTCGCCGGAGCGCGTGAAGCAACAGCATAAAGAAATTGACAAACTCAACGCCGAGCTGAAAGGTTTTTATATTTTCAAGGGCACGGAATGCGATATTCTGCCGGACGGCAAACTCGATTACCCCGACAATGTTCTGGCGAGTTTTGATTTCGTGGTTGCCTCGATCCACAGCAGCATGAACATGACGGAAGAGCAGGCGACGAAACGCCTGATTAAAGCGATGGAGCATCCCGCGGTGAAAATCATCGGGCATCCCACCGGGCGCTTGTTGCTGGGGCGTGAGGGCTATCCCATCAATCATCGCAAAGTCATCGAGGCCGCGGCAGAGTTGGGGGTGAGCATTGAAATCAACGCCAGCCCGCACCGCTTCGACCTGGATTGGCGCTACTGCAAATATGCCGCTGAAAAAGGCGTGCAGATCAGCATCAATCCTGATGCGCATGAAGTCGCGGGCATTGCGGATATTTTCTACGGCGTCGGCATTGCGCGCAAAGGCTGGCTGCGCAAAAACGAGGTTCTGAATACAAAATCGACCAAAGAAATCGCGAAATGGTTTCGTGAAACGCGTTAG
- a CDS encoding DUF2723 domain-containing protein, with amino-acid sequence MPNYSPSHFKNSIAVLGGILTFFISLAAYLRTLASTVSLWDCGEFITCAYILGIPHPPGAPLYLLVGRLFTMLPLGGEVAWRVNLVSALASAMTVWLTYLIILQLIRACKRETSDWLEAAAAFVGALALAFSDSFWFNAVEAEVYALSTCLTALVIWLALRWAYTPETRSPLRYLVLIAYLIALAVGVHLLNVLTIPALLLLIYFKTRPWPWFKWLMLFALLALAASLLFTDILESIAALAPVAKLSGAFALAAALLMLIVAAQRQTRHLPRLLLTVLFLLGLGYSTYVTVFIRSNLDPAIDENDPQTWPQLVSYLNREQYGREDLAAQLTQRKASFWDYQIKEMYLRYFNWQFFGRSGNPDWQRVTLQWQGLWGLPFLLGCAGLIYHFRRDWRGASIVGVLFVMTGIAIVIYLNQTVGQPRERDYAYAGSYLAFAIWIGMGAQALFEKAAAAQYRSTIVQLGLASLLILAGPVNLFQHNFHRHDRKGNYVAADYAYNLLSTCAPNAILFTNGDNDTFPLWYVQYVEGFRRDVSVVNLSLLNTPWYVRQLQTRPPKVPIALRSGEIDSLGLWPWPEPQIIRIPITNPQVWEEYDARARETIPDDSAAMEPPAMQLIVGPTFQGRFLRPQDRMIFEIVSANQFQRPVYFGFNVPDENLAGLQPYLCTEGMARKLLPAPGHNEAPDVIKKNVLQVYRYRNLEHPKVYLDQYETGLAESYRHHFLKLVVYELQQNARDEALALLQKLEQIMPERKFPVRNFDSALVLARYYWQAGDSAGVQERLQQAQYRRNLSPEQRLDIAKFYWHLLRDGERAREVLAQILDKTPSFQPAVALLAEIQNAPSANPSVKPN; translated from the coding sequence ATGCCGAATTATTCCCCCTCACATTTCAAAAATTCCATTGCTGTTTTGGGCGGCATTCTGACGTTCTTCATCAGTCTTGCCGCCTATCTGCGCACACTTGCGTCTACGGTTTCGCTTTGGGATTGCGGTGAATTCATCACCTGCGCCTACATTCTCGGCATACCCCATCCGCCCGGCGCGCCATTGTATTTGCTTGTTGGGCGTTTGTTTACCATGCTTCCGCTCGGCGGCGAAGTGGCATGGCGCGTCAACCTCGTCTCCGCACTCGCAAGCGCGATGACAGTTTGGTTGACTTATTTAATCATCCTACAACTCATCCGCGCGTGCAAGCGCGAAACCTCTGACTGGCTCGAAGCCGCGGCTGCTTTCGTCGGCGCGCTGGCCTTGGCGTTTAGCGACAGTTTCTGGTTCAACGCCGTTGAAGCCGAAGTTTATGCGCTTTCAACCTGCTTAACGGCTTTGGTGATTTGGCTGGCATTGCGCTGGGCCTACACGCCGGAAACACGTTCGCCCTTGCGCTATCTCGTGCTCATCGCTTATCTCATCGCGCTGGCAGTTGGTGTGCACTTGCTCAATGTTCTAACAATTCCCGCGCTGCTTCTGCTGATTTATTTCAAGACCCGGCCGTGGCCGTGGTTCAAATGGCTGATGCTCTTCGCTCTGCTGGCGCTTGCCGCCTCCCTGCTTTTTACGGATATCCTAGAAAGCATAGCAGCCCTAGCGCCGGTTGCAAAACTCAGCGGCGCTTTTGCGCTGGCCGCGGCGCTGCTCATGCTGATCGTGGCGGCACAGCGGCAAACCAGGCATTTGCCGCGCTTATTGCTCACAGTTTTGTTCCTGCTGGGTCTTGGTTATTCAACGTATGTGACGGTGTTCATTCGCTCGAATCTCGATCCTGCCATTGACGAAAACGACCCGCAAACCTGGCCGCAACTCGTGAGCTATCTCAATCGCGAGCAGTATGGCCGTGAGGATCTTGCCGCACAATTAACCCAGCGCAAAGCTTCTTTTTGGGATTATCAAATTAAAGAGATGTATCTGCGTTATTTCAACTGGCAATTTTTTGGGCGCAGCGGCAATCCCGACTGGCAGCGTGTTACCCTGCAATGGCAGGGGTTGTGGGGTTTGCCGTTCTTGCTCGGCTGCGCCGGCTTGATTTATCATTTCCGCCGCGATTGGCGTGGCGCGAGCATTGTCGGTGTTTTGTTTGTCATGACCGGCATCGCGATTGTCATTTATCTCAATCAAACCGTGGGGCAGCCGCGTGAGCGCGATTACGCCTATGCCGGTTCTTATTTGGCTTTCGCCATCTGGATCGGCATGGGCGCTCAGGCCTTATTTGAAAAAGCGGCCGCCGCGCAATATCGCTCGACCATCGTCCAGCTCGGGCTGGCTTCGCTGCTCATTCTCGCTGGCCCGGTGAATTTGTTCCAGCACAATTTTCATCGCCACGATCGCAAGGGCAATTACGTTGCAGCGGATTATGCTTATAATTTACTCAGCACCTGCGCGCCGAATGCCATTCTTTTCACCAACGGCGATAATGATACCTTTCCGCTGTGGTATGTGCAATATGTCGAAGGCTTTCGCCGCGATGTCAGCGTCGTCAATCTCAGCCTGCTGAACACGCCGTGGTATGTGCGCCAATTGCAGACCCGCCCGCCCAAAGTTCCAATCGCTTTGCGATCCGGCGAAATCGATTCGTTGGGTTTATGGCCGTGGCCCGAGCCACAAATCATTCGGATTCCCATAACGAATCCGCAAGTTTGGGAGGAATACGACGCACGGGCGCGCGAAACCATACCGGATGATTCCGCCGCAATGGAACCTCCGGCCATGCAGCTCATCGTCGGCCCGACTTTTCAAGGCCGTTTCCTGCGGCCGCAAGATCGCATGATCTTCGAAATCGTCTCAGCCAATCAATTTCAACGCCCGGTTTATTTCGGCTTCAATGTGCCGGACGAAAACCTGGCAGGTTTGCAACCCTACCTCTGCACGGAGGGCATGGCGCGCAAGCTGCTGCCGGCGCCGGGCCACAACGAAGCACCGGACGTCATCAAAAAAAATGTCCTACAGGTCTATCGTTATCGCAATCTCGAGCATCCCAAAGTGTACCTCGATCAATATGAGACGGGATTGGCGGAAAGTTATCGGCACCATTTTCTCAAATTAGTCGTATACGAACTGCAACAAAATGCACGCGACGAGGCGTTGGCGCTTCTGCAAAAGCTCGAACAAATTATGCCAGAGAGAAAATTTCCGGTGCGAAACTTTGACAGCGCCCTGGTGCTGGCGCGCTATTACTGGCAAGCCGGCGATTCGGCCGGCGTGCAGGAACGCTTGCAGCAGGCGCAATACCGGCGCAACCTGTCACCGGAACAAAGACTGGATATTGCCAAATTTTATTGGCATCTTTTGCGCGACGGCGAACGCGCCCGCGAGGTGTTGGCGCAAATCTTGGATAAAACGCCGTCCTTTCAACCGGCAGTTGCGTTGCTTGCAGAAATTCAGAATGCGCCTTCGGCGAATCCGTCAGTCAAACCCAATTGA